In Quercus robur chromosome 10, dhQueRobu3.1, whole genome shotgun sequence, a genomic segment contains:
- the LOC126702904 gene encoding clathrin interactor EPSIN 2-like isoform X3, which produces MKKVFDQTVRDLKREVNKKVLKVPGIEQKVLDSTSNEPWGPHGSLLADIAMATRNYHEYQMIMAVIWKRINDTGKNWRHVYKALTVLEYLVGHGSERVIDEIREHAYQIQTLSDFQYIDSSGRDQGSNVRKKSQSLVVLVNDKERIIEVRQKAAANRDKFRTASSTGGMYRPGSYGDRYEDDRYEGRYGSRDEDRNGYGYGKEREMGYRDDDRYGRYGDSNSRDGDRYGRDYDERSSRDGYRDDDYRGRSRSVDDYQYGSRSRSSDRDKDRAFDDDGQYSSRGSGARADDQSQEGRKLDRKFSEQNIGAPPSYEEAVSESRSPVHSERGGETPVASAPRDSSPVSNIPSQATTAPGASASPQNQEVEAFDEFDPRVSISAAPATSNNAEMDLLGSLSDSLAIVPTTSVTTASEADIHTNSAPSSTFVAAPSVANVVNQPFEDPFGDSPFKAIPSTDGVSSQQQTSASFQPTMNQSAEPLQPGVPKADMVSNFDFGDTFGGLTYSGPNVPTIQHQTNPQYLPQELSSPQENTDILADILPPSGPSPAFTSQPAPSPAFTSQPALSPAFTSQPAFSAPAGQPAQPTANVYGSFHPQQGPMAPQVQAGPTAQLNSGSFLPQGGSTAPITSHMPFQTPAGPTPQLNGGNFYPQQGGSAPPITSHMASQAPTGPAAQFNGGNFLALQGSAAPQATHATYQTTTGPAVQQNNDFLGNMLPQSGPNNHMNLQQNLPSSSGSLSTVPQPSKDKFETKSTVWTDTLSRGLVNLNISGPKINPLADIGIDFDAINRKEKRMEKPAATPVTSTINMGKAMGSGSGIGRAGASALRAPPTPMMGSGMGVGMGMGMNMGMGGGPGAGMGMGAYGGMNQQPMGMRMGMNMGMNMNMGMGQGVHMQAPTGLPPGSNMSGGYNPMMGTGGYVPQQPYGGGYR; this is translated from the exons ATGAAGAAGGTCTTTGATCAAACCGTTAGGGATCT TAAAAGAGAGGTGAATAAGAAAGTGCTTAAAGTCCCTGGAATTGAACAGAAG gTTCTTGATTCTACTAGCAATGAGCCCTGGGGTCCTCATGGATCACTTCTTGCAGATATTGCAATGGCAACCAGAAACTA TCACGAATACCAGATGATCATGGCAGTAATCTGGAAGCGGATTAATGATACTGGCAAGAACTGGCGGCATGTCTATAAG GCTTTGACTGTTTTGGAGTACCTAGTAGGCCATGGGTCCGAGCGTGTCATAGATGAGATCAGggaacatgcatatcaaatacAA ACGTTGTCCGATTTTCAGTATATTGATTCCAGTGGAAGGGACCAGGGAAGCAATGTCAGGAAGAAATCTCAGAGTCTTGTGGTCCTAGTGAATGATAAAGAAAGGATAATTGAAGTTAGACAGAAGGCAGCTGCTAATAGGGACAA GTTCCGTACCGCCTCATCAACTGGTGGAATGTATAGGCCCGGTTCATATGGTGACAGATATGAGGATGATCGTTATGAAGGCCGCTATGGAAGCAGGGATGAAGATAGGAATGGTTATGGTTAtgggaaagaaagagaaatgggCTACAGGGATGATGACCGGTATGGCAGATATGGGGACTCAAATAGTCGTGATGGAGATCGTTATGGAAGAGATTATGATGAACGCAGTAGCAGAGATGGTTACAGGGATGATGATTACCGTGGAAGAAGTCGAAGTGTTGATGATTACCAATATGGCTCAAGAAGTAGGAGCTCTGACAGAGACAAAGACCGTGCTTTTGATGATGATGGTCAATATTCTTCTCG AGGCAGTGGTGCCAGAGCTGATGACCAATCTCAGGAGGGAAG GAAGCTCGATCGGAAATTTTCTGAACAGAATATTGGTGCTCCTCCAAGTTATGAAGAAGCTGTGAGTGAGTCCCGAAGCCCTGTTCACAGTGAAAG GGGTGGAGAAACTCCAGTGGCATCTGCTCCCAGAGATTCTTCACCAGTAAGCAATATTCCAAGCCAAGCAACCACTGCTCCTGGTGCTTCAGCATCTCCACAAAACCAGGAAGTTGAGGCTTTCGATGAATTTGACCCTCGAGTTTCAATTTCAG CTGCTCCAGCTACCTCAAACAATGCTGAGATGGACTTACTTGGCTCTCTGTCAGATTCATTAGCCATTGTGCCAACTACATCTGTTACCACAGCCTCTGAGGCTGATATTCACACAAACTCTGCTCCATCTTCCACTTTTGTGGCGGCACCATCAGTTGCTAATGTTGTAAATCAG CCTTTTGAAGATCCATTTGGCGACTCTCCTTTCAAAGCTATTCCTTCCACTGATGGTGTCTCGTCTCAACAGCAGACTTCTGCTTCCTTCCAGCCTACCATGAACCAGAGTGCTGAACCGCTCCAACCTGGTGTGCCAAAGGCTGATATGGTCTCAAATTTTGACTTTGGGGACACATTTGGGGGGCTTACTTACTCTGGGCCCAACGTCCCCACTATTCAACATCAAACAAACCCACAGTATTTGCCTCAGGAGCTGTCAAGTCCACAGGAGAACACTGATATTCTGGCAGACATCCTCCCACCTTCTGGACCTTCACCTGCATTCACTTCACAGCCAGCTCCTTCAC CTGCTTTTACTTCACAGCCAGCTCTTTCACCTGCTTTTACTTCACAGCCAGCCTTTTCAGCTCCAGCTGGTCAACCTGCACAGCCAACTGCAAATGTTTATGGCAGTTTTCATCCACAGCAAGGACCTATGGCTCCTCAGGTTCAAGCTGGACCTACTGCACAGCTCAACAGTGGAAGCTTCCTCCCACAGGGAGGATCTACAGCTCCCATCACTTCACACATGCCTTTTCAAACTCCAGCTGGACCAACTCCACAGCTTAATGGTGGAAACTTTTATCCTCAACAGGGAGGATCTGCACCTCCCATCACTTCACATATGGCTTCTCAAGCACCAACTGGACCTGCTGCACAGTTCAACGGCGGGAACTTCCTTGCACTACAGGGTTCTGCAGCTCCACAAGCTACACATGCCACTTATCAAACTACCACCGGACCCGCTGTACAACAAAATAATGATTTCCTTGGTAATATGCTTCCTCAATCGGGACCAAACAACCACATGAATTTACAGCAAAATCTTCCATCTTCATCAGGATCACTTTCAACAGTTCCTCAACCATCCAAGGACAAGTTTGAGACCAAGTCAACTGTTTGGACTGATACACTAAGCAGAGGGCTAGTCAATTTAAATATATCCGGAC CTAAAATAAATCCATTGGCGGATATTGGAATTGATTTTGATGCCATTAATCGGAAGGAGAAGAGGATGGAAAAACCTGCTGCAACTCCTGTAACATCTACGATCAACATGGGTAAAGCTATGGGATCTGGTTCTGGGATAGGTCGTGCTGGTGCAAGTGCTCTCAGAGCTCCACCAACCCCTATGATGGGTTCTGGTATGGGTGTGGGCATGGGTATGGGTATGAATATGGGTATGGGTGGTGGGCCTGGTGCAGGCATGGGCATGGGGGCTTACGGAGGCATGAATCAACAACCCATGGGTATGAGAATGGGGATGAACATGGGCATGAATATGAATATGGGTATGGGGCAAGGAGTCCATATGCAAGCACCAACTGGATTACCTCCTGGATCAAACATGTCTGGTGGTTACAACCCCATGATGGGCACAGGTGGTTATGTGCCTCAGCAGCCTTATGGTGGCGGTTATCGATGA